The window TTGATCGAGCACCCGGTGGTCGAACGCCTTGAGGCGTATGCGGATATTCTGGTTGTCCATGACGTCCTCGAGCCTCCGCCCGGAGCCGTCTGCCCCGGGCTGAAAAGCGTTCCTCGTGCTATTCGATGATCGACGCGACGACGCCGGCGCCGACGGTGCGGCCGCCCTCGCGGATGGCAAAGCGCAGGCCCTCGTCCATGGCGATGGGAGCGATCAGCTTCACTTCCATGGCGATGTTGTCGCCCGGCATCACCATCTCG is drawn from Pseudomonadota bacterium and contains these coding sequences:
- the tuf gene encoding elongation factor Tu (EF-Tu; promotes GTP-dependent binding of aminoacyl-tRNA to the A-site of ribosomes during protein biosynthesis; when the tRNA anticodon matches the mRNA codon, GTP hydrolysis results; the inactive EF-Tu-GDP leaves the ribosome and release of GDP is promoted by elongation factor Ts; many prokaryotes have two copies of the gene encoding EF-Tu), yielding EMVMPGDNIAMEVKLIAPIAMDEGLRFAIREGGRTVGAGVVASIIE